ATTATCACCTACAAAAAAACTCTTAACAATTCTCAACATCTTATCTGAAGCCAAAAAACGCACAATAGTTTTAGGTACAAACAGAAGAAAAAACGATGTCACAACCAACTATTGAATCAATACTGCAAGAAAAACGCTTATTTAACCCACCTGCTGAATTTGCAGCCCGGGCCCAAGTTAAAAGCTTTACTGACTATCAACAACTCTACGAACAAGCTAAAGCAGATCCTGTGGGTTTTTGGGAAAAACTTGCCAAAGAAGAATTGCACTGGTTACAACCTTGGGATACCGTCTTAGACTGGCAACCACCAGAAGTAAAATGGTTTACGGGGGGTAAGATTAATATTGCCTATAACTGTTTAGATCGCCATCTTGACACTTGGCGACGGAATAAAGCCGCGATTATCTGGGAAGGAGAACCGGGAGACTCTCGTACTCTTACTTATGCACAGTTACATAGAGAAGTTTGTCAATTTGCCAACGTTTTAAAACAACTAGGAGTACAAAAAGGCGATCGCGTCGGTATTTATTTACCCATGATTCCCGAAGCGGCGATCGCTATGTTAGCTTGTGCGCGCATTGGCGCACCCCATACCGTAGTTTTTGGCGGATTTAGCGCCGAAGCCCTCAAAGACAGACTAGTAGATGCCCAAGCCAAACTAGTAGTTACCGCTGATGGAGGGTGGCGCAAAGACAAAATGATTCCCCTCAAAGAACAAGTAGATTTAGCCTTAGCCCATGATGGTGTACCCACAGTAGAAAACGTCTTAGTAGTTGAGCGTACTAAACAAAAGATTCACATGGAACCCGGAAGGGATCACTGGTGGCACGATTTAAGAGAGGGAATCTCCGCAGATTGTCCCGTTGAACCCTGCGATAGTGAAGATTTGTTATTTATTCTCTACACCAGTGGAACTACAGGAAAACCTAAAGGAGTAGTACATACCACAGGAGGTTATAACCTCTATAGTCACATTACCACTAAATGGATCTTTGACTTGCAAGATACCGACGTCTATTGGTGTACCGCTGATGTGGGTTGGATAACAGGTCATAGTTATATCGTCTATGGACCACTATCTAACGGTGCAACTACAGTTATGTATGAAGGCGTACCCCGTCCGAGTAATCCTGGCTGTTTTTGGGATGTGATTGAAAAATACGGCGTCAATATCTTTTATACCGCACCTACAGCGATTCGGGCTTTTATTAAAATGGGTGAACACCACCCCAACGCGCGCAATCTCTCCTCTTTAAGACTTTTAGGTACAGTAGGAGAACCCATTAACCCCGAAGCCTGGATCTGGTATCATCGGATTATTGGGGGTGGGCGTTGTCCCATCGTCGATACCTGGTGGCAAACCGAAACAGGGGGAGTGATGATAACTCCCCTACCCGGGGCTACACCTACTAAACCAGGTTCAGCAACCCTACCCTTTCCCGGGATTATCGCTGATGTAGTTGACTTAGAAGGAAATCCCGTGGCTGATAATGAAGGAGGTTATCTCGTTATTAAACATCCTTGGCCCGGTATGATGCGTACAGTCTATGGTGACGCCGATCGCTTTCGACGCACTTATTGGGAACATATACCCCCCAAAGACGGACAATACCTTTATTTCGCAGGAGATGGGGCCCGTCGAGATGAACAAGGCTATTTCTGGGTTATGGGACGCGTTGACGACGTGATTAGCGTTTCAGGTCACCGTTTAGGTACAATGGAGATAGAATCTGCCTTAGTTTCTCATCCTGCTGTAGCTGAAGCCGCCGTAGTAGGTTGTCCCGACGAAGTTAAAGGAGAAGACATCGTCGCTTTTGTGACTTTGGAAAATAATTATCACCCTGATGAGTCTCTAGCGGAAGAATTAAAACACCACGTAGTCCAAGAAATTGGGGCGATCGCTCGTCCCGGTCAAATTCGCTTTACCGAGGGTATGCCCAAAACTCGCTCAGGTAAAATTATGCGGAGATTATTACGTAATCTAGCAGCTGGACAAGACGCCCTTGGGGACACTTCTACCCTAGAAGATCGTAGCGTTTTAGATAAACTGCGGGAAGAGTAGGGGCGCCCATCAAAAGCGCCCTAGGGAGGGGAGATGGGGAGAGAGGGAGACAAGGGGACGAGTATATAATAATTCCTTTCTTCCGAATTCCTAACCCCTAACCTTGGTTAAAGACTCTTAACAAACTCGGCTAAACGATCCATCCCTTTTTCAATAGAAGACATATCTGTAGCATAAGACAACCTAATACATTGGTCAGCCCCAAAAGCGATACCAGGTATCACCGCTACTTGTTTTTGTTCCAACAAAGCATCACAAAAAGCTAAAGAAGTCAAACCAGTTTTACTGATATCTATAAAAAGATAAAAAGCGCCATCGGGTTGAGCACAACTTAATTGAGGAATGGCTTTAATACCTGCTAACATCGTACTGCGTCTTTGGGTGAAAGCATCTAGCATGACTTGTAAACAATCCTGTGGACCTGTTAAAGCAGCGATCGCCCCATATTGAGCAAAAGTACAAACATTAGAAGTACTATGACCCTGGATAGTGCTCATGGCTTTGATCAATTCTAGAGGTCCTGCAGCGTAACCTACACGCCAACCAGTCATAGAATAGGCTTTAGCAAAACCACTACTAACAATTGTACGTTGGAGGATTTCGGGATTGAATGAACCTATACTAACGTGTTTAGCACCGTCATAGAGGATTTTTTCGTAAATTTCGTCAGAAACTACTAAAATATCTGTTTCTACGATTACTTGAGCTAAGGCTGCTAACTCTGCTTGAGTATATACCATCCCTGTAGGGTTAGAAGGGGAATTAAGGATAAATAACTTAGTAGCAGGAGTAATACTTTGACGCAATTGTTCAGCAGTTATTTTATAACCACTGTCTTGGGTAGTAGAGATTAAAACGGGAGTACCTCCAGCCAATTTAACCATCTCAGGATAACTTAGCCAATAGGGAGAAGGGATAATTACTTCATCTCCTGGCTCAATTAAGGCTAACATCAGGTTAAATAAAGAGTATTTACCCCCATTAGTTACAATTACGTTTTCTGCTTGGTAATCAAGCTGGTTTTCTGTGCTTAATTTATGGGCGATCGCTTTTCTTAATTCTGGTTCACCCGCTGCTGGACCATATTTAGTTTTACCCTCATCTAAAGCTTTTTTGGCTGCTTCTTTAATATGCGTCGGGGTATCAAAATCTGGTTCTCCCGCGCTAAAACTACACACATCAATTCCTTTGGCTTTCATAGCTTTGGCTTTTGCGGTAATCGCCAAAGTAATCGAAGCGGGGACTTGACTGACTCTCTGTGTCAGTTTCATGCTCTTCTCTCTTACTAACTTTAGCATTTTAGCTTAGCGTATTTATTTTACCTTGGTTCAGAGATTTTGTTTTCTTTTCATCATATTAGGCTTGAGAAACCTTTTTTCTCTCACTCAGATAAGCGAAAAACTCTTTACCCTCTCGTAAACGACGGAGGAGAATTTTAGAATAGGAATAATAGCTTGAGGACGAAAATAAAGACGACGATACATTTCTTCTACCGCTGCTTCTATTTGGGTTGCTGAGAAATTGGGATAAGCTAGAGTAGAAACTTGAATACCCGAATCAGCCACTAAAGATGGATTGCTAAACCTGTGATTAGCTAAGGCTTGTTGGTATAATTGTGTACCTGGATATGGTGCAGCGATGGAGACTTGAATAGTATGGGGGACTCAAAAATAGAGTTTTTAACATTTATACTCCTCAACATCAACCATATTAGCAGCTGAGGATAAGTAAGAGTGAAAAAGGAAGCCTGGTTAAAATTATTGCAACAACAACGAGTCATCGCGGTAATTCGTAGTGGTGATTTGGCTACAGGTATTCAAATGGCTACCGCTGTGTCTCAAGGTGGGCTAAAACTAATTGAGATAACCTGGAATAGCTCTCAACCCGCTCAATTGGTGCAAGAATTAAAGACTAGGTTGACTGATTGTGTGATTGGTGTGGGAACTATTTTAACCCCTTATCAGTTAGAAGAAGCGATCGCCGTTGGTGCTGAATTTTGTTTCTCTCCCCATTATCAACCACAATTACTCTCCATGGGTATTGCCGCTAATCTAGCTATGATTCCTGGTGCGCTTACTCCTACTGAGATTATCAACGCTTGGCAAAATGGCGCTAGTAGTGTTAAAGTCTTTCCTGTTGCTGCGGTGGGTGGTCCTACTTATATTCAAAGTTTACAAGTCCCTTTAGCTGGTATTCCCTTAATTCCTACAGGAGGGGTTACCTTAGCTAACGCACATACCTATCTCAACAGTGGAGCGATCGCCGTTGGTATAGCTAGGGATTTGTTTCCACCTGAGTTAATTTTAAGCCAAAACTGGCAAAAAATTAGGGCAAGAACTGATCATTTTTGTCAAAGTTGTTTGGGGTAGGTTGGGACTCTATTTTTCTGAAGAAATATCAGTATTTATAAACTTAAACTAGCAATAACAGGAGCATGATCACTAGGTTTTTCTTGTTTTCTCGGTTCAATATCAATGAAACAAGAGTTAATCTGCGGGGAGACTAACTCATTAAAATAAATATGATCAATACGCCAACCGCGATTACGACTAAACCCCGATGCGCGATAATCCCACCAAGTAAATAACCCTCCCTCTTGGTTAACTTGGCGTAAAGCGTCTTGAAAACCAATCTCTTGAATAGCAGCTAAAGCTTGACGTTCTGGTGGTGAACACATAATATGGTCTGGTTGAGCAATATTTTTATAAATATCTTTATCTTCAGGAGCAATATTAAAGTCTCCACATAAACAAATACCTTTTGCTGATTGGATGGATAATTCCTGAAGATACCCTTGGAGCAATTGCAACCATTTTAGTTTATACTCGTATTTAGGATCGTTAACAGCAGCACCATTAGGTACATAGACGTTAACTACCCAAATGTCATTAACTAAACCTGCAATCAGGCGTTTTTGACTATCCATATCCTCTATCTTTTCTGCCCCTAAAATCGGTGTAAAACCAGTTTTAACCTCCTTTGGGGGTATTTTAGTTAAAATGGCTACACCATTATAAGCTTTTTGTCCTGATACATGTACTTGATAACCTAATTCTGTAAAAGCATTGCGGGGAAAGTCTGGATCGATTACCTTGGTTTCTTGTAAACAAAGTATATCCACTGGCTGTTGTTTTAACCAATTAACTACGTGAGATTGACGAGTCCGTATAGAATTGACATTCCAAGTTGCTATTTTCATCTAATTATATTATGTCCGAAAGAGTCCAAAAAATTCTCGCCCAATGGGGAATCGCTTCTCGTAGAGAAGCAGAAAAATTAATCTTAACAGAACGGGTTCAAGTTAATGGTAGAATAGTTAAACTAGGGGATAAAGTTGACCCTGAAGTTGACGATTTAACCCTAGATGGTCACAGTCTTAAAACTAAAACACGTCCAGAGTTAATCTATTTATTATTACATAAACCCCTCGGTGTAATTTCTACTTGCTTTGATCCTCAACAGAGAACTACAGTTTTAGATTTATTACCCCCAAAATGGCAATCTCGATACGGTATTCACCCAGTAGGAAGATTAGACGCTAATTCCACTGGTGCGTTAATTTTAACTAATGATGGAGATTTTACCCTTAAATTAACCCATCCTCGTTATCATTTAGCTAAAACCTATCAAGTTACTGTTAAGGGTCGTCCTGACCATGGTATTATCGAACAATGGCGACAAGGTGTCTGGTTGGATGGTCAAAAAACCTTACCCGCACAAATTCGGGTTTTACAACAACTTCCTCATCAAACTCAACTAGAAATTATCCTTCAAGAAGGAAGAAACAGACAGATTCGTCGTGTAGCAGCACAATTAGGGTTTCCTGTCTTGTCTTTACATCGAGTTGCGATCGGTTCGATTTCTCTAACTCTTGATTTAACACCAGGAAAGTATCGCCATTTAACTAAGATTGAAAGAAAAATATTACTTAATTAAGCCAAACTACTTAGTATTTTAACCATAACCGAACTCAAAAAGGTTTTTAGTCCTTGGGAATTCCTTAGCTAATTTAGGGGTTGTTTACTTCAAAAGTAGTGCAACTAGCTATATCTCCTGTTGTTAAACCCTGTTTAAACCATTTTACCCGTTGTTGGGATGTGCCCATATTCCCGCGAAGCAATCGGCTGGTAATTCTTGTCTGACAGAAAGTTGGTTAGCTTCTACTTTGCTAACTCTCCTACTCAGACTATTAACTTGTTGGGAGATACCTAATAAGCTTGAGCAAAATCACCAGGAGCACCATGTCTATACTGTAAATCGTCATAAAAGCTCAAATCAATATAGACTTTTTGGTCAGCAGGACAGTAGAATGGTCCTACGGCTGCTTCTGCGTAACCACAAGCGGAATTCTCTACCTCCTTTTTGTTCTTCTTTGAACATTAAATTATGAATCAACAACTTTTAACCGAATTTGCCCCCCTAGCGGCGATCGCCACAACCCCTAAAGCTATAGCAACCTTAAGTAAATTAAATCTCACCACTTACCGAGAGGATCTTAAAACTCACCTTCGAGAAATTTGGTCAAGTCATCGCGCTTTGATTTTTTGTCTAGCTACAGGTGCAGTAGTGCGCTTAATTGCACCTTTATTAGAGCATAAAGCCACAGATCCTGCTATTATAGTAGTAGATCCAGAGGGAAAATTTGTAATTAGTCTTTGTGGATCTCATCAACAGGGAGGAGATAACCTAACTCGCATTATCGCTCAAATTTTAGAAGCTACCCCTATCTTAACAGGAGCTGCGGTTAACTCTAATCTCCCTCCTATCGACACTATAGGAATTCCCTACGGTTGGCGTAAAGGTAGCGGGAATTGGACAGAAGTAAGCGCGGCGATCGCTCGTGGAGAAAGAATAGAGGTTAAACAAGAAGTAGGCTCAACCCTCTGGCAAGATCATTTACCTTCAGATCATCCCTTTGATTTTAACTCAGAATTACCCGCTAAAGTATATATTACTGCTCACACCAGAGATTTAGCAGCAACTAGCGTACAATGGCATCCTCGTGTACTTTGGGTTGGTGTAGGTTGTGAAAAAAATACTAGTCAAGCATTAATTACTCAGGCTATTTTACAAGTATTTAAATTATATAACTTAGCTCCAGAAGCGATCGCGGGATTAGCTAGTATCGATATTAAAGCAACCGAACCAGGATTAGTGGCTATCTCTCAAGCAGGGAAGATACCCCTAGTTACTTTTACTGCTGCAGAATTAAGTCAAATTAAAGTCCCGAATCCCTCTAGTATCGTCGCCCAAACCGTAGGTACTCCTAGCGTCGCTGAAGCTTCAGCCCTGTTAGCTTCTCAAAGTGATACCCTACTAGTCACTAAACAAATAGCCACTAAAGTAACCATCGCCATCGCTGTATCTCAACAAGAATATACAGGACGTCAAGGTAAACTCTGGTTAGTAGGTATAGGCCCTGGTGCACTTTCTCAGATGACTAGTGCAGCTAAAAGCGCTATAATAGCCGCTGATGTAGTCATTGGTTATCGTCTCTATCTAGACTTAATCGAGTCTTTATTACATCCAGGACAAATTATTGAATCTTTTCCCATTACCGCTGAACAAAAACGCGCCCAAAGAGCGATCGCCCTGGCTCAATGGGGTTTAAGCGTCGCGGTTATCTCCTCGGGAGATGCTGGTATCTATGGAATGGCGGGTTTAGTCTTAGAAGAGTTAGGAAATCAACCCCTAGAAGTAGAAATCTTTCCTGGTGTGAGTGCTTTACAAGCTGCAGCATCCCGAGTCGGAACACCCCTAATGCACGATTTTTGCGCGATTAGTCTCAGTGATTTATTAACACCTTGGGAAGTTATCCAAGAAAGATTAACCGCAGCAGCTAAAGCAGATTTTGTGACTATTATCTATAATCCTCGTTCTCGGGAACGTACCCAACAGATAATCACCGCTCAAAATATTTTTTTACAATACCGTCAACCCACTACCCCAGTGGCGATCGTCCGTTGTGCTTATCGTGTTGATGAATCTATAGAATTAACTAATCTAGCCTCAATGTTAGATTATCCTATTGATATGCTAACTACCGTAATTATTGGTAATAACAGTACCTATTGGCAACAACAAAGAATGATTACACCAAGAGGATATCTGAAGGGGATCTAGGTTGGCTCTCTGGGCACTATGGGGTAAATTGTCTTTAAAGTTACACTTTCTTCTCTTTTGCATCTCTTGCCTATAACCATTCTTGTGAAAGCTTATCACCGCATGTACACCGAGAGACTTCCGATATACCATATTTCCTGAGTGCCTCATTCTTAATTCTTAATTCTTCATTTCCCTTTACTATAGATTACTTACCGACAAGCGATCGCGTCCTTGATGTTTGGCTTTATACAACTCATTATCGGCGATTTTAATCAACATCTGAATAGATAAATCTGGTTTTGGTATAATCGTAGCGATTCCCATACTTATAGTGATATGATCACTTATCGGTGATAACTTGTGGACAATTTGGGCTCTTTTAACTTGTTGTTGAATTTTGTTCCCTATGGCTATCGCTTGTTCAGTATCAGTATTAGGTAAAACTATAGCAAATTCTTCCCCTCCATAACGCGCTGCTAAACCTTGTAGAGGTAGCAGAAAACTGTTTAAAATTGTGGCGATTTTAATTAAACAATCATCTCCCTGGATATGTCCATAGGTATCATTATAATCTTTAAAAAAATCTAGATCACAAAGAATTAGAGATAGGGGTTGTTCTTTGTTTAAGCAATTTTCCCACTCTTGTTGTAGATAATCATCAAATTTTCTGCGGTTAGCAATTTTGGTTAAACCATCTAGAAATACTTGTTTATTAAGTTCTTTAGTATATATTTCTATTTGAGATAACATCTGATTAATGCTTTTAGCTAAAAAACTTAATTCATCTTTCCCCTTAACTTTTAAACGTTGTTCAAGATGATTATTAAAACTAATACTTTTGAGCATTTTAATAATATCTAATAATCTATTAACAATAATTTTATCTAATAAAATAACTAGTAAGTAACTAAACAATAACCATAAAATTAGTAAACTTATGATAAAATATTTGAGAGTTTTTTTAGCTTCTTGATAAACATCTCTGGGTTGAAAAACTTTCAGAATAGATGTTGGTTTTCCTTCTACATCTTCTAGTAAAGTATAAGCAGTAATTTGATGTTTATTAATCTGTTCAATAATAATTGGTACATCTTCGTTATAGAAATATTGCTCAAAAGTTTGTTTAGGAAGTAAACCCTCAATACTAATTTGCATCCTGAGATATGTTTCTAAATCTTGAAGACGTTCAGAAGTTAAATATCTTCCCATTAACAAAGTACCAACAATTGGACTGGTTTCAGTACTATTTAGTATAGGATTAGAAGTAATCATTAATAATCCTTCTGGTAGTAATAAAAAGCCTTGATAGTAACTGTTTTTATCCTGATGCTTTAATAAAAAATTATGGTTACTTAAATAAGTATATAAACTACCAGGAGTAAATACTTCTTCTTGATTGATTAAATCATAACTTTTGGCATAAATCAATTTATTATTACTATCATAAACTAAGAAAATATTAACTTTTAAGTTTTCGATAGAATTATCGTTTAAATTGTTATCTATATAGTCTCTATTAGGGTAAAGAACAAAATTATAGGTATCATTCCATTTAGACCAATCAACATTAATTCTTTGTAATTGCTTGATTTCTTGCTTTAAAATATCACCAACTCTCCCGATATCCTTAGAGATACTTTGTAATTCTAATTGATGAAAACTAGTTAAAATAATATTAGACAAGCAAAAATAAACCACAATAATAAAAATGCTCAAAACTACAGTAACAGATAATAAAATTTTATCTTTGATGATCATCTTGGCTATAGGCACTCAAGGAAAAAGGAACAGGGAGCTTCTGAGCAGGGAGTATAGTTATAATAACTCCGAACTCTTCTTTCTTCCGTTATCCCAGATTAACATATAATTGGGCTTACTTACTTAACTAAGTCATATAGCGATCGCGCCCTTTTGCTTTAGCTTGATAAAGTGCTTGATCTGCTTGTAAAATGACAGACTCTAATTGCTACTTTTCGCTGCAATAAATCTTCTAGAAAAAAAGCTAAATTGATAAAATTATGAAAAAAAATTTTGGTGAGAATCTAAGAAAGTAACCAGAATATCTACGTGACTATTATCATTAGCTTGATCATGGACAAAAGAACCAAATAAACCTAACTCTTGCCTTGCGCGTAGCGCTATATAACTAATTAAACGGACATGATATAACTTATCTTGATTTTTTCTCAATGTAGTAAAGCCTCCCGTATCTATGGTGATAAGCTTTCACAAGAACGGTTATAGGCACTCTTGCAATAGTCAAGAAAATGTAACTTTGTCAGGAGTGCGCGTTCGCGCCGGAAGCGCAGGATTCGCCCTCGCGAGATCCTTTGGATGCGCAGCGCAGATACAATTAACCCCATAATGCCGAGAGAGCCGCTTTAATCATCAATAATTTTATTATAGCGCGATCGTTCTTGAAAGTATCAGCATTTCTCGGATCAATAACGTGACACACTCCTACACCAAATCAAAGATTATGTAGTAGGCTTCTTGTCTTTCACCTGTGTAGATGATTGACCGTTTTTGACTAAGAATTATAGATACCAGAGTGACCTGTTACTTCCTCCATAGGTTCATAACGTCCACCAAGATACTTAGCTAGAAAAGATTCTGCCACAGCGTAGAAGTGTAATCGGTTCTCAGGACGAGCAAAACCGTGACCTTCGTCGGTATAGAGAACGTATTCTACCGGTTTATTGGCTTGACGCATTGCTGCGACGATTTGCTCACTTTCGGCTTGTTTAACGCGAGGATCGTTAGCCCCTTGTCCAATTAATAAGGGTTTAGTAATGCGATCGACAAAAAATAAGGGCGATCGCGATTCGAGAAACTCTTTTTCTGTTTCCAAATTTCCTACACGATGTTGAAACATAGCCATCAAAGGAGCCCAATAAGGAGGAATACTCTGCATAAGGGTAATTAAATTGCTAGGTCCAACGATATCTACACCACAAGCAAAAACATCGGGAGTAAAGGTCAAACCCACTAAAGTAGCATAACCCCCATAAGAACCACCCATGATAGCGATTTTATCTGGTTGAGAGATACCTTGTTTAATCGCCCAATCAACCGAGTCGATTAAGTCATTGTGCATAGCAGCTCCCCACTCACGATTAGCCGCGTTGAGAAAAGCTTTTCCGTAACCTGTCGAACCCCTAAAATTAACCTGTAAGACCGCATAACCGCGATTAGCGAGCCATTGTACTGCTGGGTTGTATCCCCAAGTATCTCGTGCCCAAGGACCGCCATGGACGTATAATACAGTAGGATAGGGAGCTTGTTGACCTTTAGGTAAGCTTAAATAACCGTGAATGGTCAAACCATCTCTAGCGGTCATGCTAATAGGTTGCATGGAGACTAAGGGTAAACCCTCTAGTTGGGGTTGATTGCTAAACAGTAGGGTAGTTTGACGGGAAGGACGATTATAGAGATAGTAATAAACCGGTCCATCGTCGGCGACATAAGCTACTAACCAATTTTCATCGACTAAATCCCTACTGATTATATCAAATTCTCCTTGACCTACTTTCCCTAAAATGGCAAAGTCAGCAGCGATACTCTCATCAAATATTTGCCATTCTTCTTTATCTTTATAGAAAGAAACCGCTTGTATCCTTCTTTCTCTTGGAGGCATCATTACTGAGCTTACATCATATTGTTCGTCTGAGGCGATAATGGTTTCAGCTTTAGTTTTTAAATCTAATGCAATTAACCTTTGGGTATTAGCATCGTGAGAAGCTTCTAGATATAGACTCTGATTGTCTTGGGAGAAGCTAACTATTCCACCTTGATCCTCAGGTCCCCAATGGCGTAAGATTTCCCATTCAGTCTCTCTAGTTTCACGATACAGTAGGTCTGATCCTCCATCTGAGGTAGCGGCGATCGCTGCTCTAATTTTAAATTCTCCATCAGAAGTCCAACTAACGATATTCCCTGGATTTTTGCTATCTAATTCTACTGCTCCATTTTTAAGGTTAACGCGATAAGCATCAAAGGTTTCGGGTTGTTCTAAATTTAAACCTACGAGAATCTCGTCAGGAAATTCGGGATCTAAATCGATTATTTGTGCTTTTACTCCTTGAAAAGGGGTTAAGTCTCTCACTTGTTTAGAGATAACGTTAACCGCGTAGAGATGAAAGTTTTCATCACCATCAGCGTCTTGGAGATAAATTAGTTGTTCTGGTTGATAAGTCCAGAAATAAAACCTAATTCCTCTTTTTTTATCTTGTGTCAATTGTTCTGCTGTTTCTTGACCAAGGATTTGTAACCAAACTTGTAAGACGTTATCACTATCAGGAGCTATATAGGTTAAATACTTACCATCTCTCGATAATCTCGGGCTAGTACGTTGAGGATTACCGAATAAAATCTCTCTTTTGATTAATACCGGTTGCTTGGTTGGGTTGACGGTGGTTGTCATTGACTCTCCTGTAAGGTTTTTTTCTCTCTATTTACTAATTTATAGCTAGAGAGGGTTTAATCACAACCTAGGGAAAATATTTTATAATCATATAGCACCTAATACCTTCTCCCAGACAAAATGTCCCGTTTTAAATCAGCAGAAGTTTTTCTTATCACCATAGATACGGGAGTATCCCGATGTCGTCCAAACCCAAAAATAAAGTATCTCCTAATAGCCAACAAAGGGAATTAATTCCTCTAGTTGGTATTGGTGCATCAGCAGGAGGATTGGAAGCCTTTAGCCAACTACTTAGTCATTTGCCCATAGATACAGGCATGGGATTTATCCTGGTGCAACATTTAGATCCGAATCAAAAAAGCCTATT
Above is a genomic segment from Gloeocapsa sp. DLM2.Bin57 containing:
- the acs gene encoding acetate--CoA ligase, with protein sequence MSQPTIESILQEKRLFNPPAEFAARAQVKSFTDYQQLYEQAKADPVGFWEKLAKEELHWLQPWDTVLDWQPPEVKWFTGGKINIAYNCLDRHLDTWRRNKAAIIWEGEPGDSRTLTYAQLHREVCQFANVLKQLGVQKGDRVGIYLPMIPEAAIAMLACARIGAPHTVVFGGFSAEALKDRLVDAQAKLVVTADGGWRKDKMIPLKEQVDLALAHDGVPTVENVLVVERTKQKIHMEPGRDHWWHDLREGISADCPVEPCDSEDLLFILYTSGTTGKPKGVVHTTGGYNLYSHITTKWIFDLQDTDVYWCTADVGWITGHSYIVYGPLSNGATTVMYEGVPRPSNPGCFWDVIEKYGVNIFYTAPTAIRAFIKMGEHHPNARNLSSLRLLGTVGEPINPEAWIWYHRIIGGGRCPIVDTWWQTETGGVMITPLPGATPTKPGSATLPFPGIIADVVDLEGNPVADNEGGYLVIKHPWPGMMRTVYGDADRFRRTYWEHIPPKDGQYLYFAGDGARRDEQGYFWVMGRVDDVISVSGHRLGTMEIESALVSHPAVAEAAVVGCPDEVKGEDIVAFVTLENNYHPDESLAEELKHHVVQEIGAIARPGQIRFTEGMPKTRSGKIMRRLLRNLAAGQDALGDTSTLEDRSVLDKLREE
- a CDS encoding pyridoxal phosphate-dependent aminotransferase, producing MKLTQRVSQVPASITLAITAKAKAMKAKGIDVCSFSAGEPDFDTPTHIKEAAKKALDEGKTKYGPAAGEPELRKAIAHKLSTENQLDYQAENVIVTNGGKYSLFNLMLALIEPGDEVIIPSPYWLSYPEMVKLAGGTPVLISTTQDSGYKITAEQLRQSITPATKLFILNSPSNPTGMVYTQAELAALAQVIVETDILVVSDEIYEKILYDGAKHVSIGSFNPEILQRTIVSSGFAKAYSMTGWRVGYAAGPLELIKAMSTIQGHSTSNVCTFAQYGAIAALTGPQDCLQVMLDAFTQRRSTMLAGIKAIPQLSCAQPDGAFYLFIDISKTGLTSLAFCDALLEQKQVAVIPGIAFGADQCIRLSYATDMSSIEKGMDRLAEFVKSL
- a CDS encoding bifunctional 4-hydroxy-2-oxoglutarate aldolase/2-dehydro-3-deoxy-phosphogluconate aldolase — translated: MKKEAWLKLLQQQRVIAVIRSGDLATGIQMATAVSQGGLKLIEITWNSSQPAQLVQELKTRLTDCVIGVGTILTPYQLEEAIAVGAEFCFSPHYQPQLLSMGIAANLAMIPGALTPTEIINAWQNGASSVKVFPVAAVGGPTYIQSLQVPLAGIPLIPTGGVTLANAHTYLNSGAIAVGIARDLFPPELILSQNWQKIRARTDHFCQSCLG
- the xth gene encoding exodeoxyribonuclease III; translated protein: MKIATWNVNSIRTRQSHVVNWLKQQPVDILCLQETKVIDPDFPRNAFTELGYQVHVSGQKAYNGVAILTKIPPKEVKTGFTPILGAEKIEDMDSQKRLIAGLVNDIWVVNVYVPNGAAVNDPKYEYKLKWLQLLQGYLQELSIQSAKGICLCGDFNIAPEDKDIYKNIAQPDHIMCSPPERQALAAIQEIGFQDALRQVNQEGGLFTWWDYRASGFSRNRGWRIDHIYFNELVSPQINSCFIDIEPRKQEKPSDHAPVIASLSL
- a CDS encoding rRNA pseudouridine synthase; amino-acid sequence: MSERVQKILAQWGIASRREAEKLILTERVQVNGRIVKLGDKVDPEVDDLTLDGHSLKTKTRPELIYLLLHKPLGVISTCFDPQQRTTVLDLLPPKWQSRYGIHPVGRLDANSTGALILTNDGDFTLKLTHPRYHLAKTYQVTVKGRPDHGIIEQWRQGVWLDGQKTLPAQIRVLQQLPHQTQLEIILQEGRNRQIRRVAAQLGFPVLSLHRVAIGSISLTLDLTPGKYRHLTKIERKILLN
- the cobJ gene encoding precorrin-3B C(17)-methyltransferase — translated: MNQQLLTEFAPLAAIATTPKAIATLSKLNLTTYREDLKTHLREIWSSHRALIFCLATGAVVRLIAPLLEHKATDPAIIVVDPEGKFVISLCGSHQQGGDNLTRIIAQILEATPILTGAAVNSNLPPIDTIGIPYGWRKGSGNWTEVSAAIARGERIEVKQEVGSTLWQDHLPSDHPFDFNSELPAKVYITAHTRDLAATSVQWHPRVLWVGVGCEKNTSQALITQAILQVFKLYNLAPEAIAGLASIDIKATEPGLVAISQAGKIPLVTFTAAELSQIKVPNPSSIVAQTVGTPSVAEASALLASQSDTLLVTKQIATKVTIAIAVSQQEYTGRQGKLWLVGIGPGALSQMTSAAKSAIIAADVVIGYRLYLDLIESLLHPGQIIESFPITAEQKRAQRAIALAQWGLSVAVISSGDAGIYGMAGLVLEELGNQPLEVEIFPGVSALQAAASRVGTPLMHDFCAISLSDLLTPWEVIQERLTAAAKADFVTIIYNPRSRERTQQIITAQNIFLQYRQPTTPVAIVRCAYRVDESIELTNLASMLDYPIDMLTTVIIGNNSTYWQQQRMITPRGYLKGI